A genomic region of Fundidesulfovibrio terrae contains the following coding sequences:
- a CDS encoding HD domain-containing phosphohydrolase codes for MNKAGPCIMLVDDEPDLLEVCAEALSGLASRVVTARDGLEAAALLEQESFDLIVSDMRMPGAGGMDLIKSASRIAPGTDVIVLTGYGTIDNAVECVRLGAVNYLLKPFRVEDLRAAVLKALKERSLRTQQDAVSDLSRMLDLSSAMSSRKDTRALIKEFLSQVRSAFAPDGIAFFYKEGSNGSAAAKCGNHVLIGPYFREYPGVRTWFESLAGSLAARGRPMLLEEPLLREAFGQNVKGGSIPVSAIGVCVSGPDGSPGAVVALRSDSGQPYSFSDLQLLTLFAAHASLCFESQRACTRLKTVNDEIVFSLVHAVEAKDTYTRGHSERVSRYAAKLATHLGLTQAEIDLVRTAGVLHDVGKIGVPDSILNKPGALEPEELPIMRQHPAIARTILSKVESLTRVLPIVYHHHERFDGSGYPEGLKGGDIPFLARLVSVVDGFEAMTSDRAYHNARSVDAARAILQKGSGSQWDPEVIQAWFTLLDGNGLARA; via the coding sequence ATGAACAAGGCCGGACCTTGCATCATGCTTGTGGACGACGAGCCTGACCTGCTTGAAGTCTGCGCTGAGGCTCTTTCCGGCTTGGCATCCAGGGTCGTCACAGCGCGCGACGGGCTCGAAGCAGCAGCCCTCCTCGAACAAGAATCTTTTGACCTGATCGTGAGCGACATGCGCATGCCCGGAGCGGGCGGCATGGACCTCATCAAGTCCGCCTCTCGCATCGCGCCGGGCACGGACGTCATCGTGCTCACCGGCTACGGCACAATCGACAACGCCGTGGAATGCGTGCGCCTGGGCGCGGTGAACTACCTGCTCAAGCCCTTCCGCGTGGAGGACCTTCGCGCCGCCGTGCTCAAGGCCCTCAAGGAGCGCTCCCTGCGCACGCAGCAGGACGCGGTCAGCGACCTCTCGCGCATGCTCGATCTCTCCAGCGCCATGTCTTCCCGCAAGGACACCAGGGCCCTGATCAAGGAATTCCTTTCCCAGGTGCGTTCGGCCTTCGCCCCCGACGGCATCGCCTTCTTCTACAAAGAGGGCTCCAACGGCTCCGCCGCGGCCAAATGCGGAAACCACGTGCTCATCGGTCCCTATTTCCGCGAATACCCCGGCGTGCGGACCTGGTTCGAGTCCCTGGCCGGATCGCTGGCCGCCCGGGGCCGCCCCATGCTCCTGGAGGAACCGCTTTTGCGCGAGGCGTTCGGCCAGAACGTGAAAGGGGGATCCATCCCGGTTTCGGCCATCGGGGTCTGCGTGTCCGGTCCGGACGGCTCCCCCGGGGCCGTGGTGGCCCTGCGCTCGGACTCGGGCCAGCCCTACTCCTTTTCCGACCTGCAGCTCCTGACGCTGTTCGCGGCCCATGCCTCGCTCTGCTTCGAAAGCCAACGCGCCTGCACGCGGCTCAAGACGGTCAACGACGAGATCGTCTTCTCACTGGTGCACGCCGTGGAAGCCAAGGACACCTACACCAGGGGCCACTCCGAGCGGGTGAGCCGCTACGCCGCCAAGCTCGCCACCCACCTGGGGCTGACCCAGGCCGAGATCGACCTGGTGCGCACGGCGGGAGTGCTCCACGACGTGGGCAAGATCGGAGTCCCGGACAGCATCCTCAACAAACCCGGGGCGCTCGAACCGGAAGAACTGCCCATCATGCGCCAGCATCCGGCCATCGCGCGCACCATCCTGAGCAAGGTGGAAAGCCTGACCCGGGTGCTCCCCATCGTCTACCACCATCACGAGCGCTTCGACGGCTCGGGCTATCCCGAGGGGCTCAAGGGCGGGGACATCCCCTTCCTGGCCCGCCTGGTCAGCGTCGTGGACGGGTTCGAGGCCATGACCTCCGACCGCGCCTATCATAACGCGCGCAGCGTCGATGCCGCGCGCGCCATCCTCCAGAAGGGCTCCGGAAGCCAATGGGACCCAGAGGTCATCCAGGCGTGGTTCACGCTGCTGGACGGCAACGGCCTGGCGCGGGCCTAG
- a CDS encoding rubredoxin: MDKWECPCGYVYDPAEGDLEHGVNPGTAWDDVPGDWVCPKCGAEKEYFEKVGE; this comes from the coding sequence ATGGATAAGTGGGAATGCCCCTGCGGCTATGTCTACGACCCGGCCGAGGGCGACCTTGAGCACGGCGTCAATCCCGGCACTGCCTGGGATGACGTGCCGGGCGACTGGGTCTGCCCCAAGTGCGGGGCGGAAAAGGAATATTTCGAGAAGGTCGGGGAGTAG